One stretch of Prunus persica cultivar Lovell chromosome G1, Prunus_persica_NCBIv2, whole genome shotgun sequence DNA includes these proteins:
- the LOC18793786 gene encoding DNA repair protein XRCC2 homolog, with product MLFFQEKKKKKRKGNREGEKEPKATIVPLPLPLKILALRTMQMAAKGWIDGDESAAKMLGRVATERPFLLLPPLHRVPLRVGNVVELVGPSASAKTHILIQAAVNCILPKEWNGVHYGGLERLVMFIDLDCRFDILRLSEILKHQITEPNGSMYYDEELYALCMRRFLYVRCYDSLEFLATLKTLHYRLQKEKEVHHVGIQLLMIDSIGPFHWVDRGSTFFPLGGNKRKCLSLQSVFDAVVQDIKKLLLVHPMLVMATKEIILGNAYGGDEVKQNKSLLDASGLRNLASNTQQLPYREYMPSVWQSFVTHKILVRASDDHMPIRHYEEHSVYLSEWLLPSISFRDKFTVKDAGIVIVT from the exons ATGTtgttttttcaagaaaaaaagaaaaagaaaagaaaaggaaatagaGAAGGTGAGAAGGAACCCAAAGCAACCATTGTGCCACTCCCGCTCCCGCTCAAAATCTTAGCGCTGAGAACGATGCAAATGGCGGCCAAAGGGTGGATCGATGGTGACGAGAGCGCAGCTAAGATGCTTGGTAGGGTTGCAACGGAGCGACCCTTCTTGCTTCTTCCGCCTCTTCATCGAGTTCCTCTCCGTGTCGGCAATGTAGTGGAGCTCGTCGGCCCCTCTGCTTCGGCAAAAACCCACATCCTCATTCAA GCTGCTGTGAATTGCATTCTCCCTAAAGAGTGGAATGGGGTGCACTATGGGGGCTTGGAGCGTTTGGTAATGTTCATTGACTTGGATTGCCGCTTTGACATTCTGCGCCTCTCGGAAATCCTAAAGCACCAAATTACGGAGCCCAATG GGTCAATGTATTACGATGAGGAGTTGTATGCTTTGTGCATGAGACGCTTCTTGTATGTCCGTTGTTATGATAGTCTTGAATTTCTTGCCACTCTCAAG ACATTGCACTATCGgcttcaaaaggaaaaagaagtgCATCATGTTGgcattcaattgctcatgatTGACAG TATTGGACCTTTCCATTGGGTAGATCGTGGCTCAACATTCTTTCCCTTGGGGGGAAATAAGAG GAAATGCCTCTCTCTTCAGAGTGTGTTTGATGCTGTCGTTCAGGATATCAAAAAGCTTCTGCTGGTGCATCCCATGCTAGTGATGGCTACAAAAGAAATCATATTGGGGAATGCATATGGCGGGGATGAGGTCAAACA aaataaatcTTTGCTGGATGCCTCAGGGTTAAGAAATTTGGCAAGTAATACTCAACAACTTCCATATCGTGAGTATATGCCATCTGTCTGGCAG TCCTTTGTTACACACAAGATACTTGTGCGAGCTTCAG ATGATCATATGCCTATAAGACACTACGAAGAACATTCCGTCTATTTGTCAGAATGGTTGTTGCCTTCAATTAGTTTTCGAGACAAGTTTACCGTAAAAGAT GCTGGTATCGTTATTGTCACATGA